A region of Gemmatimonadota bacterium DNA encodes the following proteins:
- the rpsI gene encoding 30S ribosomal protein S9 gives MNSDSHGHHAVGRRKRAVAKVWLRAKKEGASHQVNDKPLLDYFDRPGLVAAIEEPLVLTEMNDQVVVFARTFGGGKTGQAGALRLGIARALKDMDESLHAPLREAGMLTRDSRIKERKKYGLAGARKRFQFSKR, from the coding sequence ATGAATTCGGATAGCCATGGACATCACGCAGTGGGCAGAAGGAAACGCGCGGTCGCCAAGGTCTGGCTGCGCGCGAAGAAGGAAGGCGCGAGCCACCAGGTCAACGACAAACCGCTGCTCGACTACTTCGATCGGCCCGGCCTCGTCGCCGCGATCGAGGAACCCCTGGTGCTCACCGAGATGAACGACCAGGTGGTCGTTTTCGCCCGGACCTTCGGCGGCGGGAAGACCGGCCAGGCCGGGGCGCTGAGGCTCGGCATAGCGAGGGCGCTGAAGGACATGGACGAAAGCCTCCACGCCCCGCTTCGCGAAGCGGGCATGCTGACGCGGGATTCACGCATAAAGGAACGCAAGAAGTATGGACTGGCCGGCGCACGGAAGCGGTTCCAGTTCTCGAAGCGTTAA
- the rplM gene encoding 50S ribosomal protein L13, translating into MKTPTVKMEDLTRDWHVVDADGKVLGRLASEVAKVLRGKHKPIYSPHLDTGDHVIVINAEKVVLTGKKPQNKLYYRHSGYPGGLKTISYERMAARHPDRALRMAIKGMLPHNALGRQIFRKLRVYAGAEHPHSAQKPVALDI; encoded by the coding sequence ATGAAAACACCCACGGTTAAAATGGAAGACCTGACGCGTGACTGGCACGTCGTGGACGCCGACGGCAAGGTGCTGGGCAGGCTGGCCAGCGAAGTGGCCAAGGTCCTGCGCGGCAAGCACAAGCCCATCTACTCGCCGCACCTGGACACGGGTGACCACGTCATCGTCATCAACGCGGAAAAGGTGGTTCTGACGGGCAAGAAGCCGCAGAACAAGCTCTACTACCGCCACAGCGGCTATCCCGGCGGTCTGAAGACGATCAGCTACGAACGCATGGCCGCCCGCCATCCCGACCGGGCGCTGCGCATGGCCATTAAGGGCATGTTGCCGCACAACGCCCTCGGCCGCCAGATTTTCCGTAAACTCCGCGTGTACGCCGGCGCGGAACACCCCCACAGCGCCCAGAAACCGGTCGCGCTGGACATATAA
- the rpsB gene encoding 30S ribosomal protein S2, producing the protein MGIPTIQDLLGAGVHFGHQTRRWNPKMKQFIFAERNNIYIIDLKKTLSQIEIAYNAVRTAVERGQSVLFVGTKKQARPVIIEMAQRCGMFYVAERWLGGMLTNFQTIQTSVKRLEELEKMKEHGTMDALTKKEAASLEKERERLQKVLGGIRDMRDLPGVIFVVDARKERIAVAEANTLEIPIVSILDTNCDPDLIDYPIPGNDDALRSIGLITEVVASAVEEGLRNSGRAVPSDEAPVEEVEEEA; encoded by the coding sequence ATGGGGATTCCTACCATCCAGGATTTGCTGGGCGCAGGCGTTCACTTCGGTCACCAGACCCGGCGCTGGAACCCGAAGATGAAACAGTTCATATTCGCTGAGCGTAACAATATATACATCATCGACCTGAAGAAGACGCTCAGCCAGATCGAAATCGCGTACAACGCCGTGCGCACGGCCGTCGAGAGAGGGCAGTCCGTCCTCTTCGTGGGTACGAAGAAGCAGGCCCGGCCCGTCATCATCGAAATGGCGCAGCGATGCGGCATGTTCTACGTCGCGGAGCGCTGGCTCGGCGGCATGTTGACAAACTTCCAGACGATACAGACCAGCGTCAAGCGGCTGGAAGAGCTCGAGAAAATGAAAGAACACGGCACCATGGACGCGCTCACGAAAAAGGAAGCCGCGAGCCTGGAAAAGGAACGCGAGCGCCTGCAGAAGGTCCTGGGCGGAATCCGTGACATGCGCGACCTGCCCGGCGTCATTTTCGTGGTGGACGCCCGGAAGGAACGCATCGCCGTCGCAGAGGCGAATACGCTGGAGATACCCATCGTCAGCATCCTGGATACGAACTGCGATCCCGACCTGATCGACTATCCCATACCCGGAAACGACGACGCGCTCCGGTCCATCGGTCTCATCACAGAAGTCGTGGCGAGCGCCGTGGAGGAAGGACTGCGCAACTCGGGCCGGGCCGTTCCGTCGGATGAAGCGCCGGTCGAGGAAGTCGAAGAAGAGGCGTAA
- the mtnA gene encoding S-methyl-5-thioribose-1-phosphate isomerase, whose translation MNFTTIRWDHDESALVLLDQTRLPGEVVYEHCRDLPSVAEAIRRLKVRGAPAIGVAAAFGVVVGTRHSRAADYASFSREVDDAVDLLAATRPTAVNLFWALERMRRAVREHQGAPVADLKNALLREAEAIQAEDETTCRLIGEHGAGLLHSGQTVLTHCNAGALATSGTGTALAVVYQAHSEGKRIHVYADETRPVLQGARLTSWELAQAGIGVTLICDNMAAQVMKEGRIDCVIVGADRVAANGDVANKIGTYGVAVLADAHDVPLYVAAPFSSIDLSIESGHEIPIEERAAAEVSQGPGGRTAPEEVAVYNPAFDVTPARYVAAIITERGVARQPYAESLAALSHQEWEPAVTG comes from the coding sequence ATGAATTTTACGACCATCCGGTGGGACCACGACGAAAGCGCCCTGGTGCTGCTGGATCAGACGCGCCTGCCCGGCGAAGTCGTGTATGAGCACTGCCGGGATCTTCCGTCCGTGGCGGAGGCCATCCGGCGGCTGAAAGTACGGGGGGCGCCCGCCATCGGCGTCGCCGCGGCCTTTGGCGTCGTCGTCGGCACCCGGCACAGCCGCGCGGCCGATTACGCGTCCTTCAGCCGGGAAGTCGACGACGCCGTGGACCTCCTGGCGGCGACCCGTCCGACGGCGGTCAACCTGTTCTGGGCCCTGGAGCGCATGCGCCGAGCCGTCCGGGAACACCAGGGAGCTCCCGTGGCGGATCTCAAGAACGCGCTGCTCAGGGAAGCTGAGGCGATACAGGCGGAAGACGAAACCACGTGCCGGCTGATCGGGGAGCACGGCGCCGGCCTGCTCCATTCGGGACAGACCGTACTCACCCACTGCAATGCCGGCGCGCTCGCCACGTCCGGGACGGGTACGGCCCTCGCCGTGGTGTACCAGGCGCACAGCGAAGGAAAGCGGATTCACGTGTACGCGGATGAAACGAGGCCCGTCCTGCAGGGCGCCAGGCTGACTTCCTGGGAACTGGCCCAGGCGGGCATAGGCGTCACGCTCATCTGCGACAACATGGCCGCCCAGGTCATGAAGGAAGGCCGGATAGACTGCGTGATCGTGGGCGCGGACCGCGTGGCCGCCAACGGCGACGTGGCCAACAAGATCGGCACCTACGGCGTGGCCGTGCTGGCCGATGCGCACGACGTGCCCCTGTACGTGGCGGCGCCCTTCTCTTCTATCGACCTGTCCATCGAATCGGGCCATGAGATTCCGATCGAAGAACGCGCGGCCGCCGAAGTCAGCCAGGGGCCGGGCGGACGCACCGCACCCGAGGAGGTGGCGGTGTACAATCCCGCATTCGACGTAACCCCGGCCCGTTACGTTGCTGCGATCATCACCGAACGCGGCGTAGCCAGGCAGCCCTACGCCGAAAGCCTCGCCGCGTTGTCACACCAGGAATGGGAACCGGCCGTCACCGGATAA